Proteins co-encoded in one Acidobacteriota bacterium genomic window:
- a CDS encoding phenylalanine--tRNA ligase subunit alpha: MAARSLDELGITDAAALEAVFARLDAGWASEVAGLQSAAATADAVEALRVRWLGRNQGIIRSITNGWLRHAPGELKRTVGQRTNALRQAAEQQIDTIPVSALPATVAEKRQQTSASIAVAQADSLDITLPGTMRPVGVRHPVRQVINDMVEIFTSLGYSVEDGPEIETTYFNFDALNIPEHHPSRDDQDTFYITPETVLRTHTSPVQIRTMERQSPPLRIIVPGRVYRRDAPDATHSPMFHQVEGLAVDTHITFADLKGTLDYFMKSFFGHSVQTRFRPSFFPFTEPSAEVDISCLFCAQAGCRVCKGSGWIELLGCGMVDPALFNFVQYDASRYSGFAFGMGVERLAMLKYGVQDIQQFYHGDIRFLHQFR; the protein is encoded by the coding sequence TTGGCGGCTCGCTCGCTCGACGAGTTAGGCATCACGGATGCCGCCGCGCTCGAAGCCGTGTTTGCACGGCTTGATGCGGGGTGGGCGAGCGAAGTCGCCGGGCTGCAAAGCGCCGCCGCGACTGCGGACGCAGTCGAAGCGCTGCGCGTGCGCTGGCTTGGCCGCAATCAAGGCATCATTCGTTCCATCACCAACGGCTGGCTGCGCCACGCGCCCGGCGAATTGAAGCGCACCGTCGGCCAACGCACCAATGCGTTGCGCCAAGCCGCCGAGCAGCAGATTGACACGATCCCGGTGAGCGCCCTCCCGGCGACAGTCGCCGAAAAACGGCAGCAGACAAGCGCATCCATCGCGGTCGCGCAAGCTGACTCTCTCGACATCACGCTGCCCGGCACGATGCGCCCGGTCGGCGTGCGCCATCCGGTGCGCCAGGTCATCAACGACATGGTGGAGATATTCACTTCACTCGGCTACTCGGTCGAGGACGGCCCGGAGATTGAAACCACATACTTCAATTTTGACGCGCTGAACATCCCCGAGCATCATCCCTCGCGCGACGATCAGGATACTTTCTACATCACGCCGGAGACGGTGCTGCGCACGCACACTTCGCCGGTGCAGATTCGCACCATGGAGCGGCAGTCGCCGCCGCTGCGCATCATCGTGCCCGGTCGCGTGTATCGCCGCGACGCGCCCGACGCCACGCACTCGCCCATGTTTCATCAGGTGGAAGGGCTGGCTGTGGACACTCACATCACCTTCGCCGATCTAAAGGGTACGCTCGATTACTTCATGAAGTCGTTCTTCGGCCATTCGGTGCAGACGCGCTTCCGCCCCAGCTTCTTCCCGTTCACCGAGCCGAGCGCGGAGGTGGACATCTCCTGCCTGTTTTGCGCGCAGGCCGGGTGCCGCGTGTGCAAGGGGTCGGGCTGGATCGAGCTGCTGGGCTGCGGCATGGTGGACCCCGCGCTCTTTAATTTTGTGCAGTATGATGCGTCGCGCTACTCGGGCTTTGCCTTCGGCATGGGCGTCGAACGGCTGGCCATGCTCAAGTACGGCGTGCAGGACATTCAGCAGTTCTATCACGGCGACATTCGTTTCCTGCACCAGTTCCGGTAA
- a CDS encoding TIGR00282 family metallophosphoesterase → MNILFIGDIFGKPGRAIVADHLADMIQQHKLELVVANGENAAAGFGITPKLAEEILALGVDVITTGNHVWDRREIMEYIPSQPRLIRPANYPSGPGQGIFQGTTKSGVEYAVMNLQGRVFMATHNCPFQTADKLLAALSPTCKIRLVDIHAEATSEKQAMGWHLDGRVTMVAGTHTHIPTADERVLTQGTAYITDVGMTGPYDSVIGVVKEQIVQRFLTQMPMRFEAADGDTRLCAVLIDADPSTGLAHSIQRIMLRAD, encoded by the coding sequence GTGAACATACTTTTTATTGGCGACATCTTTGGCAAGCCCGGGCGCGCGATTGTGGCTGACCATCTGGCCGACATGATCCAACAGCACAAGCTGGAATTGGTGGTGGCCAATGGCGAGAATGCCGCGGCGGGCTTCGGCATAACGCCCAAGCTTGCGGAAGAGATCCTCGCGCTCGGCGTGGACGTCATCACCACAGGCAATCACGTGTGGGATCGCCGCGAGATCATGGAGTACATCCCCTCGCAGCCCCGCCTGATTCGCCCCGCCAATTATCCCAGTGGGCCGGGACAGGGAATATTTCAGGGCACGACGAAAAGTGGAGTCGAGTACGCGGTGATGAATCTTCAGGGCCGCGTCTTCATGGCAACGCACAACTGTCCCTTTCAGACCGCCGACAAATTGCTCGCGGCTCTTTCGCCGACATGCAAGATTCGACTGGTGGACATCCACGCCGAGGCCACCTCGGAGAAGCAGGCGATGGGATGGCATCTGGATGGCCGCGTTACCATGGTGGCCGGAACGCACACGCACATTCCCACCGCCGACGAGCGCGTGCTGACGCAGGGCACCGCCTACATCACCGACGTCGGCATGACCGGTCCGTACGATTCCGTGATCGGCGTGGTGAAGGAACAGATCGTGCAACGCTTCCTCACGCAGATGCCCATGCGCTTTGAGGCCGCCGACGGCGACACGCGACTGTGCGCCGTGCTGATCGACGCCGACCCCTCGACGGGCCTGGCTCACTCCATCCAGCGCATCATGCTGCGCGCAGATTGA
- a CDS encoding 50S ribosomal protein L20, translated as MPRVKRGTKRIARRKKILGRAKGYFLTKSKLHRSAKEAVDRALSFAFRDRRAKKRTFRSLWIVRIGAATKAHALSYNKFIHGLKLAGIELDRKILADIAVKDAAGFTNLVAQAKQALAA; from the coding sequence GTGCCGAGAGTAAAAAGAGGTACCAAACGAATTGCGCGCCGCAAGAAGATCCTGGGCCGCGCCAAGGGATATTTCCTAACCAAAAGCAAGCTGCACCGCTCGGCGAAGGAAGCAGTGGACCGCGCGCTGTCATTTGCCTTCCGCGACCGCCGCGCCAAGAAGCGCACCTTCCGCAGCCTGTGGATCGTCCGCATCGGCGCCGCCACCAAGGCCCACGCCCTGTCCTACAACAAGTTCATTCACGGGCTGAAGCTGGCCGGCATCGAACTGGACCGCAAGATTCTCGCCGACATCGCCGTGAAGGACGCGGCGGGGTTCACCAATCTGGTCGCGCAGGCCAAGCAAGCGCTCGCCGCCTAG
- the pheT gene encoding phenylalanine--tRNA ligase subunit beta: MKIILSWLKEFVALDAAPRQIAADLTMLGFAVDGLTHEQGETIFELDITTNRPDALNHYGIARELAARYGVSLEPAFGYVPPSALPHETKPRARGSRKDGVVEIKATDLCPRYSARILRGVEVKPSPDWLRQRLELCGVRAINNIADATNYILLAYGHPLHAFDLDRLQGGRIVVRNARDGEKLKTLDGIERALTPPDLVIADAKNAVALAGIMGGESSEITVATRNVLIEAAWFDPSTVRRSAKAMGMRTEASHRFERGADIAATLPAASKCAELIQSLAGGVLDPVSLDAYPKPTARPIVILRRAEIARHLGMDVPSADVMRILSRLGFSPRENGRIGHTAWTCIVPSHRADISREIDFVEEIARHYGFDKFPVRLPASSAHASHRTLHARKEERVVERVLTLGYDETISAVMVSRAALRYGAATPVALSNPLSEESAVLRTSMIPGLLEAIEWNMNRGQRHVRLFEIGKTYARTSDGCAESAMLCLAATGGREPDQVGAAGRSFDFFDMKGDVAQLAELFALREIRIDARELPDYYRAGHAARLTTQMTAGGKLVARFGQLSSAEMELRKFRQPVFLAEVSLDPLYAHALQPPQVKPISRFPEVERDFSLTLSDETTYEAVHAAVLAAGITGVESIRAVETFRGGSLPAGNYSLLLRVTLQSAQGTFTEAELADASAKIVAALEARTGARIRSAV; encoded by the coding sequence ATGAAAATCATTCTTTCCTGGCTAAAAGAATTCGTCGCACTGGATGCCGCGCCGCGCCAAATCGCGGCTGACCTGACCATGCTGGGGTTCGCCGTGGATGGGTTGACGCACGAACAGGGCGAGACCATCTTTGAACTCGACATCACCACCAACCGCCCCGACGCATTGAACCATTACGGCATCGCGCGCGAGTTGGCGGCGCGTTATGGAGTATCACTGGAGCCGGCGTTTGGATATGTCCCGCCGTCCGCCCTGCCGCACGAAACCAAGCCTCGCGCGCGCGGCAGCCGCAAGGACGGCGTGGTGGAGATCAAAGCCACAGACCTGTGTCCGCGCTACTCCGCGCGCATCCTGCGCGGCGTGGAAGTGAAGCCATCGCCGGACTGGCTGCGCCAGCGGCTGGAACTTTGCGGCGTGCGCGCCATCAACAATATCGCCGATGCCACCAACTACATACTGCTGGCTTACGGCCACCCTCTGCACGCATTTGATCTGGATCGGCTGCAGGGCGGGCGCATCGTCGTGCGCAACGCGCGCGACGGCGAGAAGCTGAAAACGCTCGATGGCATCGAGCGAGCGCTGACGCCTCCCGATCTGGTGATCGCCGACGCGAAGAACGCCGTGGCGCTGGCGGGAATCATGGGCGGCGAGTCGAGCGAGATCACTGTTGCGACGCGCAACGTGCTGATCGAGGCCGCATGGTTTGATCCGTCCACCGTCCGGCGCAGCGCGAAAGCAATGGGGATGCGCACGGAAGCCTCGCACCGCTTCGAGCGCGGCGCGGACATTGCGGCCACGCTGCCTGCCGCGAGCAAGTGCGCCGAGCTGATCCAGTCGCTCGCCGGCGGTGTGCTCGATCCAGTTTCGCTCGATGCCTATCCGAAGCCCACGGCGCGGCCCATCGTGATACTGCGGCGCGCGGAGATCGCGCGGCATCTCGGCATGGACGTGCCTTCCGCCGACGTCATGCGGATACTTTCGCGTTTGGGATTTTCGCCGCGCGAAAATGGCCGCATCGGCCATACCGCATGGACCTGCATAGTCCCCTCGCATCGCGCCGACATCTCGCGTGAAATCGATTTCGTGGAGGAGATCGCGCGGCATTACGGTTTTGACAAATTTCCCGTGCGCCTCCCTGCCTCCTCTGCTCATGCGTCACACCGCACACTTCATGCCCGCAAGGAGGAGCGCGTCGTCGAGCGCGTGCTGACGCTCGGTTACGACGAAACCATTTCGGCGGTGATGGTGAGTCGAGCCGCGCTGCGCTATGGAGCGGCAACTCCCGTCGCGCTTTCCAACCCGCTTAGCGAGGAATCCGCCGTGCTGCGCACGAGCATGATTCCAGGCCTGCTGGAGGCCATCGAATGGAATATGAATCGCGGACAGCGCCATGTGCGCTTGTTTGAAATAGGCAAGACATACGCGCGAACATCAGATGGTTGCGCCGAATCCGCAATGCTGTGCCTGGCGGCGACTGGCGGACGCGAGCCCGACCAGGTTGGCGCCGCGGGGAGAAGCTTTGATTTCTTCGATATGAAGGGCGACGTCGCGCAGCTCGCCGAGTTGTTTGCATTAAGAGAAATCCGTATCGACGCCCGGGAGCTTCCTGATTATTATCGCGCCGGGCATGCAGCCCGCCTGACAACTCAAATGACAGCGGGCGGGAAGTTGGTTGCGCGATTCGGCCAGCTTTCCTCCGCCGAGATGGAACTGCGAAAGTTTCGCCAGCCGGTCTTTCTGGCCGAAGTGAGCCTGGACCCGCTCTATGCTCATGCCTTGCAACCGCCGCAGGTAAAGCCCATTTCGCGCTTTCCAGAAGTCGAGCGCGACTTTTCGCTCACGCTCTCCGATGAAACCACCTACGAAGCCGTTCACGCCGCCGTGCTGGCGGCGGGAATCACGGGAGTGGAGAGCATTCGCGCCGTCGAGACCTTTCGGGGCGGCAGTCTTCCGGCGGGAAATTACAGCCTGCTATTGCGCGTAACGCTGCAGAGTGCCCAGGGAACTTTCACGGAGGCGGAATTGGCAGACGCCAGCGCAAAGATTGTGGCGGCGCTGGAAGCCAGAACCGGCGCGCGCATTCGATCCGCTGTGTAG
- a CDS encoding cell division protein ZapA, producing MAGKMQNVPVEIYDQPYNLRTNSGEQYTQELARAVDATMRAIGEQTRSYDSVKLAVLAALHFADECQRFKNRYSHLQQTVTEKAIRFTEVLDKGLEDSPPASR from the coding sequence ATGGCCGGCAAAATGCAAAACGTCCCAGTAGAGATTTACGACCAGCCCTACAATCTGAGAACGAATTCAGGCGAGCAATACACGCAGGAACTGGCGCGGGCCGTGGACGCCACGATGCGCGCCATCGGCGAGCAGACCCGATCGTACGATTCGGTCAAGCTGGCGGTGCTGGCCGCGCTGCACTTTGCTGATGAATGCCAGCGGTTTAAGAACCGGTATAGCCATCTGCAGCAGACCGTCACGGAGAAAGCCATTCGCTTCACCGAAGTACTGGACAAGGGCCTGGAAGATTCCCCGCCGGCCAGTCGGTAG
- a CDS encoding 50S ribosomal protein L35 produces MPKLKTHRGAAKRFKITASGKFKRGHAFARHILTSKDRKRKRKLGKNAITDKTDHARIAMMLPYA; encoded by the coding sequence GTGCCAAAGCTTAAGACACACCGCGGAGCGGCCAAGCGCTTCAAGATTACCGCATCAGGCAAGTTCAAACGCGGCCACGCCTTCGCGCGCCACATTCTTACGTCCAAAGACCGCAAGCGCAAACGTAAGCTGGGCAAGAATGCCATCACGGACAAGACCGATCATGCCCGGATCGCGATGATGCTTCCATACGCTTAG